The region CCATCAGAGTGATGCAGTTACTGCTGCCCACCGTCTGGGCTGGGTCCTTAACGAGACAGGTGGCTTGGTTAGTGCCCCGACTAACATTATGGACTTGTTTCCTGGACCCAGATTACACATATTCCTGGATTTAAAAGCATTTATAGGGTAGGTTTCCTGGACCCAGATTACACATATTCCTGGATTTAAAAGCATTTATAGGGTAGGTTTCCCGGACCCAGATTACACATATTCCTGGATTTAAAAGCATTTATAGGGTAGGTTTCCCGGACCCAGATTACACATATTCCTGGATTTAAAAGCATTTATAGGGTAGGTTTCCCGGACCCAGATTACACATATTCCTGGATTTAAAAGCATTTATAGGGTAGGTTTCCCGGACCCAGATTACACATATTCCTGGATTTAAAAGCATTTATAGGGTAGGTTTCCTGGACCCAGATTACACATATTCCTGGATTTAAAAGCATTTATAGGGTAGGTTTCCTGGACCCAGATTACACATATTCCTGGATTTAAAAGCATTTATAGGGTAGGTTTCCTGGACCCAGATTACACATATTCCTGGATTTAAAAGCATTTATAGGGTAGGTTTCCTGGACCCAGATTACACATATTCCTGGATTTAAAAGCATTTATAGGGTAGGTTTCCTGGACCCAGATTACACATATTCCTGGATTTAAAAGCATTTATAGGGTAGGTTTCCTGGACCCAGATTACACATATTCCTGGATTTAAAAGCATTTATAGGGTAGGTTTCCTGGACCCAGATTACACATATTCCTGGATTTAAAAGCATTTATAGGGTAGGTTTCCTGGACCCAGATTACACATATTCCTGGATTTAAAAGCATTTATAGGGTAGATTTCCTGGACCCAGATTACACATATTCCTGGATTTAAAAGCATTTATAGGGTAGGTTTCCCGGACCCAGATTACACATATTCCTGGATTTAAAAGCATTTATAGGGTAGGTTTCCTGGACCCAGATTACACATATTCCTGGATTTAAAAGCATTTATAGGGTAGGTTTCCTGGACCCAGATTACACATATTCCTGGATTTAAAAGCATTTATAGGGTAGGTTTCCCGGACCCAGATTACACATATTCCTGGATTTAAAAGCATTTATAGGGTAGGTTTCCTGGACCCAGATTACACATATTCCTGGATTTAAAAGCATTTATAGGGTAGGTTTCCTGGACCCAGATTACACATATTCCTGGATTTAAAAGCATTTATAGGGTAGGTTTCCTGGACCCAGATTACACATATTCCTGGATTTAAAAGCATTTATAGGGTAGGTTTCCCGGACCCAGATTACACATATTCCTGGATTTAAAAGCATTTATAGGGTAGGTTTCCCGGACCCAGATTACACATATTCCTGGATTTAAAAGCATTTATAGGGTAGGTTTCCCGGACCCAGATTACACATATTCCTGGATTTAAAAGCATTTATAGGGTAGGTTTCCCGGACCCAGATTACACATATTCCTGGATTTAAAAGCATTTATAGGGTAGGTTTCCCGGACCCAGATTTAGCCTCGTCCTAACACATTAAACATAGCTTCTTAGTTCAGGATTAAAAAACTATGTTAATATCTCCATGTACACTATGTAACAAAATACATGTACAATTCTTCCTACTTTAAACATTTATCCGATGAAGCTAAACTATCCCTGTTTGAAAAGACAGGTCCTGCTCTTCTCTTACCTGTCCACAGGCGATGTAGATGGCCGCCACTAGGTTGGCTGCGTGGGCGTTGTAGCCTCCGATGCTTCCAGCCATGGCGGATCCTACTAGGTTCTTGTTAATGTTGACATCTACCAGGGCTTCAGTGCTGGTCTTCAACACCTGGTAGATAGACAGGGAAAATACACTCAACACAAAGCATAGATCGGCTCGGACATAGAAACACGGTGCATAGATCGGCTCGGACATAGACACACGGTGCATAGATCGGCTCGGACATAGAAACACGGTGCATAGATCGGCTCGGACATAGAAACACGGTGCATAGATCGGCTCGGACATAGAAACACGGTGCATAGATCGGCTCAGCCATAGAAACACGGTGCATAGATCGGCTCGGTCATAGAAACACGTTGCATAGATCGGCTcagacatagaaacacagtggaTAGATTGGCTCGGACATTGACACATGGGAAAATACACTCAACACAAAGCATAGATCGGCTCAGACATAGAAACACGGTGCATAGATCGGCTCGGACATAGAAATATGGTGCATAGATCGGCTCAGACATAGAAACACGGTGCATAGATCGGCTCGGTCATAGAAACACGTTGCATAGATCGGCTcagacatagaaacacagtgcaTAGATTGGCTCGGACATCGACACACAGGGAAACATGGGAAACTCAACACAAAGCATAGATCGGCTCAGACATAGAAACACGGTGCATAGATTGGCTCGGACATAGAAATATGGTGCATAGATCGGCTCAGACATAGAAACACGGTGCATAGATCGGCTCGGACATAGAAATATGGTGCATAGATCGGCTCGGACATAGAAATATGGTGCATAGATTGGCTcggacatagacacatggtgcaTAGATCGGCTCGGTCATAGAAACACGGTGCATAGATTGGCTCGGACATAGAAATATGGTGCATAGATTGGCTCGGACATAGAAATATGGTGCTTGGACATAGGTCAAATACATAATGTTAAATATTTGAGCTTTATTTGATGCAGTTTGACTGGTTCAACAGAACCAATGGAATTTCCCACAGAGTGCAAACCCTTATATAAATTAAGCACACCTCAAATACTTTCCATATGACATATGTACTTGACCTAGGTCTGGAATGACGATCAATATGACATTTTgaatgaaaaaacaaacaaacagaagaaACTAAGCTTCAACTGTATAAAGTGGTGTACCTCTCTGACCACTTTAGCTGGGATGGTGGCCTCGCACACAGCAGACTTTCCCCGGCCCTCGATCCAGTTGATGGCTGCAGGCTTCTTGTCGGTGCAGTAGTTCCCACTGACTGCCAGAACCACCAGCTCAGGGTACTGCTCCTGTAACCTGGCCAGAGCCTGCTCTGTTCCCTGACGAGATAGACACACAATGCTGGTTACACACAGAGCAACACACGCACGACAtatacagaacaacacacaccGGGAGACAATAACCAGCTAATTAACATGACACATGATAGTCACACACATTACATGTCAGTCACACACATTACATGTCTTACACACACATTCGCTCGcagtacgcacgcacgcacacacaccttagAGATCATGTTCATTCCCATGGCGTCTCCTGTTCTGGACTGGAAGCGGATGTAAAGGTTTCTACCAGCGAGACCAATCATGAGCTTCTGCAGACGAGCAAACCTGGAAACACAACCAAAAGACGAGGCCATCAGTCTTCTCTCTTCACAACTGTTTTCAAATGCTGACCATAGAAATAGAACATATAGAGTGGACTGATCTATAAAATAATTATATTTCTGtcatatatatatttctatataaCAGACTTCACCCACATTCTATATAACAGACTCCACCTACATTCTATATAACAGACTCCACCCACATTCTATATAACAGACTCCATCTACATTCTATAGAACAGACTCCACCCACATTCTATATAATAGACTCCACCCACATTCTATATAATAGACATTCTATATAACAGACTCCATCTGCATTCTATATAATAGACTCCACCTACATTCTATATAACAGACTCCATCTACATTCTATAGAACAGACTCCATCTGCATTCTATATAATAGAATCCACCTACATTCTATATAACAGACTCCATCTACATTCTATAGAACAGACTCCACCTACATTCTATTTCTATAACTGAGGCACTCCTCCTCAATATCCCCTAAATCTAAAGTATATTTTATTCCAGACAGTTTGACTTCTGACCTGCTGGTGTGGTCGAAGGCGTCCTTGATGGCCTGGAATCCGTCGGTGCTCTCCAGCCAGCCCTTGACCTCTGCAGCCAGGCAGGCCGACGGGCACCTAATCACAGGACCCCGGGTCATCCCGTCAGCCAGGATACGACTGCTGGCACCGCCACTcaactgggggagaggagagggggcaaaGGTTAAGGAAAGGTCAGGGTGGTCATAGACTGGATACAGCTACTTCACTTAATTATTCCTAGTAGTACTGTTTAATATATACTTCCATATGTAGTTACTGGTATACAGTACAGTGATTCTACCATTGTCTAGTGCAGTATGCTGTATGACAGTATATAACACTGTAACTTACGGAGATAGCACGACAGCCCCGGTTGGTGCTGGCCACCAGGCAGCCTTCTGTGGTCGCCATGGGGACCTGGAACTGCTTCCCATCGAGGTGAAGAGGCCCGGCCACGCCTACCGGAATGGGCATGTATCCAATCACATTCTCACAGCAGGTCCCCATCACCTGGCAACCAAAACATCAACAAAGATTGTTTTTCAGTTTCCATCAACCACAGAGGTGGTTATGCAAATAAAAACAAAGAACTGAATTACTGttttgtgcatcaagcattgatGTTTTAATGCCCTTTGGGTGGACATTCTGTATCAATCACACAACAACTTCAACCAAAAGCCTAGAAATCCTCACCTTAGAGTAGTCGTAGTCTAGatagggcagagaggagagggcggAGGAGTTGGGGAGCTTGGAGGAGATCATGTGTCTACGGATGGAtacccctctctctggtctctccatCATGGCCTCCAGCTTGTAGGAAGGGATGTGTTTAGAGTTGACCAGAACCACCACCTCATCATCGCTCAGGAATCGGGCTCCCATCTGTGGAGGCCGCACAGAGACTTTGTcaactcaaaacacacacacattctgtgtACAGCAGTATGCAATGAAACCCAATGAAATGCATGTATAAAGCACTTTTCAAAGTGTATTACACAATGCAATGGATCTTGGTGATAAGAATGTATGTAATAACATGTAACCTCTCGTGGACAGATTCACATGAAAAGTGACAACTTTTTTACTTCTGGGTAACAAACATTACAGCACATGTAGCTAAAGTCACCTGATCTACCTGTGACCCATCGTCTGATGGTCACCTGATCTACCTGTGACCCATCATCTGACGGTCACCTGATCTACCTGTGATCCATCGTCTGACGGTCACCTGATATACCTGTGACCCATCGTCTGACAGTCACCTGATCTACCTGTGACCCATCGTCTGACGGTCACCTGATCTACCTGTGACCCATCATCTGACGGTCACCTGATCTACCTGTGATCCATCGTCTGACGGTCACCTGATCTACCTGTGACCCATCATCTGACGGTCACCTGATCTACCTGTGACCCATCGTCTGACGGTCACCTGATCTACCTGTGACCCATCATCTGACGGTCACCTGATCTACCTGTGATCCATCGTCTGACGGTCACCTGATCTACCTGTGACCCATCGTCTGACGGTCACCTGATCTACCTGTGATCCATCGTCTGACGGTCACCTGATCTACCTGTGACCTATCGTCTGACAGTCACCTGATCTACCTGTGACCCATCGTCTGACGGGTCTACCTGTGACCTATCGTCTGACGGGTCTACCTGTGACCTATCGTCTGACGGTCACCTGATCTACCTGTGACCTATCGTCTGACGGTCACCTGATCTACCTGTGACCTATCGTCTGACGGTCACCTGATCTACCTGTGACCTATCGTCTGACGGTCACCTGATCTACCTGTGACCTATCGTCTGATGGTCACCTGATCTACCTGTGACCCATCGTCTGACGGTCACCTGATCTACCTGTGACCTATCGTCTGACGGGTCTACCTGTGACCTATCGTCTGACGGTCACCTGATCTACCTATGATAGATGTGGTAAAGAGGTCCAAAACAATGGAAATGCCATGGAAACAAGTGGGGTAAAGATACTGTGTGGGAAACATCCCAAATCTCCTCACTGCCCCCCACAACTTTAaaataggaggacgggctcattgtaatggctggaaaggaGCTTGGCCTCTATGttctctccccaccagcctccactgggtcACAGGAAGATCAGGTGACGATCAGACGATGGGTTCACTGAATGTCCGTCCTCTATTACTGTCCTGCTCTAATAGGTTCAGCCTAAGTGAATGAGTAAAGTGAGTTAAGCTCATTAGGGATATAGTTAAACCCATAGACCATAGCAAGGGGTTATTACTGCACAGACATACAATACTCCTACAGGTCCACACCATAGAAACAGTCGTTGGGTTGACATTGTGAAACAGGGGATCAGTTCTGCATTTCATTACATGCCATTTTAGTCcatcttatccagagtgacttatcgTATGTAATTCAGTCCATTCTGCACTGAAATGGACTGTAATTGACCATAGCCCTGGTTGTAAAcgatgtgtgagtgtgcatgtgtgcgtgcatgtggaaCCATAGCTATGTAAGTGTACATATCTCCATACCTCAGGGTTTTTCAGGATGGTCAGGCACTCCTCCAATGGTCTGGGGTCTGAGGGTAGGCTGGGCTGAGAGGGTTCTGCTCTGGGGCACTCCGCctggctctccctctcctcctccatggaGCCCAGACGGAATGTGGGCTCGGGTTCGGTGGTCGGGGCAGGCAGCGGCCGGATCACCTCGGCtagggtagggaggaggagggggaggggagagagggggagaggggaggagagagagaggaggagggggagagggtaggatgggggaggagagagaggggaggaggagggagaggggaggagagggaggggaggaggagggagagaggaggggggggggagaggggaggagagagaggggaggagggggagaggggaggagagagaggggaggaggagggagagaggaggagggggagaggggaggagagagaggggaggagggggagaggggaggagagagaggggaggagggagaggggaggagggggaggggaggagggggagaggggaggagagagggggaggagggagaggggaggaggagggagagaggaggaggggagagaggaggaggggagagaggggaggagggggagaggagaggagagagaggggaggaggggagagaggggaggagggggagaggggaggggggagaggggaggagagagaggggaggagggggaaagagggacgGAAAGGAACGATAATTAAGTTAACCAACGAGTTCAGAGCAAAGCCCCAGAGGCTGAGAGAGTTTCACCTTGTTGAGATCTATTCTAGAGCTAGACAGCACTGTAAGGAATGTATTGACGCAGTCAAGAGGTCAGGGAAACTCGACCAGAACAATGGAAATGTCATTGAAACGGCTGGGGGAAAGATCCTGAATCTCCTCATTGCACCCCAGCAGAATAAGCCTACTTTTAGGCTACTGTTTCTATGTGTATTTCACACAATGTTGAGGTTGAAACCGGAGTATAATGTTTGTATAGATGTCAACCCCAATACATGTTCATGTTATCGTCCCCAATCAACTGCATTAGTTAAAATCGACTGACTACCTCCATCTATTTCTGTATGTTAGCAACGCTACCAGCTAATACGACTGCATTTCTCACAGTCCTTTCCAGACCACCATAACACCACTGTACAACACGTCTGGTTCCTCCCTGCCGTACCTCTCTCCTCCTTGGTGGCCTCAGCCAGGGCGGGGGTGTGGGGGTGGCGGTCCTGAGAGGGGacctgggggggtgggggggggcaacCTCCTTCCTGCAGCACTGGTCTGCGCTCCAGCGGGTGGCACGGTCGGGCCCCTGGGACAGGGGGCTCTTCAGAGACAGGGTGGACTCCAGCTCGACTTGTTCAAAGAAGATGTACTTGATGGCCAGCAGCAGGGCCAGACCCAGACAGATCACCTGCTCTATGTCCATGCTGACCAACCTGGGGACACGACGGACGGAGAACAACAATAAAACAACAGATGAAATAACAGAAGAGAATATGGATTGTACTTTAACAAAATGTCACATACGTTTACatttcactgttgagactggattGGTCGAGTCACAGTCCAGGGGTGGAATCAATTCCATTTCAACTTCGTCAGTTCCAGAAGTGAATTAAAAAGTCCAGGTAGAACTCACCTTGACATGTAGAACTGCCAGAGGGGTCTCTCGGGGTCGATCCTCTTGGGTAAATGGTTGTCCAGGGACATGGAGCTCACCTGGGAGACGTCCAGGTTGGagttgagggagagagggtcgGCGATCCAACGGCTGTGGGCGTGCACCATTACCAGGCCCAGAGACTGGAGAGGAAACAGCAAcgttaaaaacacacacacaccacaacacacacacacacaggtgtagtCTTACCATGATCATCTTGACTCTCTGGGTGACAGGGTTGGGCTTgtgatcctcctcttcctccatcacgCGGGAGAAGTGGCTCAGCTGCCAGATGGGGTGACCCTCCTGACTCTCCCTGGACAGCtgaagagagaacacacacaggtcagaatatacacacacacacacacacacacacacacacacacacacacacacacacacacacacacacacacacacacacacacacacacacacacacacacacacacacacacacacacacacacacacacacacacacacacacacaaccaacctgTCATAGGCACTTCCTTAAAGGCATTTCGTGCCAGTCTCATCATGTTGCTTAAAGGCATTTCGTGTCAGTCTCATCATGTTGCTTAAAGGCATTTCGTGTCAGTCTCATCATGTTGCTTAAAGGCATTTAATCTAGATTTCTCCTCATGTTATGGCTCTCCTCTCCTTACACATCTACATCAGTTGTTTTACCTATTTCATttgatgtgtgtgggtgtgtgtgtttgtggatgtgtgtgaatgtgtgtgtttgtgggtgtgtgtgtgtgtgtgtgtgtgtgtgtgtgtgtgtgtgtgtgtgtgtgtgtgtgtgtgtgtgtgtgtgtgtgtgtgtgtgtgtgtgtgtgtgtgtgtttgtggatggatgcgtgtgtgtgtgggtttagatatgtgtgtggatgtgtgtgtgtctgggtttgGATGATGTGTgtgggtttagtgtgtgtgtgtgtgtgtgtgtgtgtgtgtgtgtctgtggatgtgtgtgtgtgtctgtatgtgtgtctgtgtgtgtgttaacccttACCTCTAGGACCAGGGAGACGCAGGCAGGGAAGAACGTCATGAAGACAAAGTAGTTGGCCAGGACAGACATGCAGCCAAAACAACACATGATCTCCAACTGTCGTACACCTGGAAGATCAATCagtccatcaatcaatcaaacctGGAATACTGCATCCAACATAACATCCTATTCCCTGTACAGCCAACTCTGGTCACAATTACTATATGTGGACCCTGGTGCTCCGTGCTCCCTTCCATACCTGACATGGTGCCCACCCCGATCACCAGGCATTCCACCAGAGCATCCAGAGTGAACGTGGGCCCCAGGACGGCCATGCCGCGGGCGATGTTGTCGCGCACCTCGTCCTGTTACACAGGTGATCAATCAATTAGTACATTTATTCAAAACGTATTTCAGGAAACCTTTTTAAAGCCTTTTCAACACGGGCCACTACTACAGACAGAGTGTTCACTATCACAGAAACACAACGTGTTGCAAAAGCATATAACAGCTGTATAATAACAGAATAACGTGCTGTATATTACTACTGATGTGTTCccactttttattttatatttaacctttatttaaccaggtaggctagttgagaacaagttctcatttgcaactgcgacctggccaagataaagcatagcagtgtgaacagacaacacagagttacacatggagtaaacaattaacaagtcaataacacagtagaaaaaaaagagagtctatatacattgtgtgcaaaaggcacgaggaggtaggcgaataattacaattttgcagattaacactggagtgataaatgatcagatggtcatgtacaggtagggatattggtgtgcaaaagagcagaaaagtaaataaataaaaacagtatggggatgaggtaggtgcaAATGGGTGGGAGTATGACGTGTACCTGTGAGTTAGAGCTGAGAGCGTACTTGGCGAGAGCGCAGGCCTTGGAGAGGTCGATCAGAAGCAGAAAGAAAGGTAAGGCCTCGCTGGAGAACAACATGGAcgacagtgtgtgagagactcAAACGTTTCCTGAAGAGCTACAGTAGTACTGAACTGGAGGACAACATGGAcgacagtgtgtgagagactcAAACGTTTCCTGAAGAGCTACAGTAGTACTGAACTGGAGGACAACATGGAcgacagtgtgtgagagactcAAACGTTTCCTGAAGAGCTACAGTAGTACTGAACTGGAGGACAACATGGACGTCAACAGgaaaccctctctctgtctctcctctattaGTAATTAGACAAATGGTTAAATAACCTATATGACGAATCTTGGTGATATTACAGTAGGCCAACTAATCCAAATACTTAAGAGGAAAATTGAGGCTCAGAGTGTATTAACATATCTTATAACATAAACCATTTATCAGATGTTTTTTAAAATCCAAAGCGACTCACACTGCTGTGTTCATACATTCACTGAAAACCAGTATATAGCAACCAGCCTACTGCAACCGTGTCTAAACCTGAGAACCAGTATATAGCAACCAGCCTACTGCGACCGTATCTAAACCTGAGAACCAGTATATAGCAACCAGCCTACTGCAACCGTATCTAAACCTGAAAACCAGTATATAGCAACCAGCCTACTGCGACCGTATCTAAACCTGAAAACCAGCCTACTGCAACCGTGTCTAAACCTGAGAACCAGTATATAGCAACCAGCCTACTGCGACCGTAT is a window of Oncorhynchus keta strain PuntledgeMale-10-30-2019 chromosome 25, Oket_V2, whole genome shotgun sequence DNA encoding:
- the LOC118357975 gene encoding LOW QUALITY PROTEIN: 3-hydroxy-3-methylglutaryl-coenzyme A reductase-like (The sequence of the model RefSeq protein was modified relative to this genomic sequence to represent the inferred CDS: deleted 2 bases in 1 codon); its protein translation is MLTGLFRMHGMLVASHPWEVIVGTVTLTICMMSMNMFTGNAQICGWNYDCPKMEELVLSSDIIILTITRCIAIVYIYFQFQNLRQLGSKYILGIAGLFTIFSSFVFSTVVIHFLDKELTGLNEALPFFLLLIDLSKACALAKYALSSNSQDEVRDNIARGMAVLGPTFTLDALVECLVIGVGTMSGVRQLEIMCCFGCMSVLANYFVFMTFFPACVSLVLELSRESQEGHPIWQLSHFSRVMEEEEDHKPNPVTQRVKMIMSLGLVMVHAHSRWIADPLSLNSNLDVSQVSSMSLDNHLPKRIDPERPLWQFYMSRLVSMDIEQVICLGLALLLAIKYIFFEQVELESTLSLKSPLSQGPDRATRWSADQCCRKEVAPPHPPRSPLRTATPTPPPAEATKEERAEVIRPLPAPTTEPEPTFRLGSMEEERESQAECPRAEPSQPSLPSDPRPLEECLTILKNPEMGARFLSDDEVVVLVNSKHIPSYKLEAMMERPERGVSIRRHMISSKLPNSSALSSLPYLDYDYSKVMGTCCENVIGYMPIPVGVAGPLHLDGKQFQVPMATTEGCLVASTNRGCRAISLSGGASSRILADGMTRGPVIRCPSACLAAEVKGWLESTDGFQAIKDAFDHTSRFARLQKLMIGLAGRNLYIRFQSRTGDAMGMNMISKGTEQALARLQEQYPELVVLAVSGNYCTDKKPAAINWIEGRGKSAVCEATIPAKVVREVLKTSTEALVDVNINKNLVGSAMAGSIGGYNAHAANLVAAIYIACGQDPAQTVGSSNCITLMETSGPTGEDLYISCTMPSIELGTVGGGTILAPQQACLQMLGVQGASQECPGENARQLARVVCGTVLAGELSLMAALAAGHLVKSHMTHNRSKVNLQETTPGACTKKAS